One Paracidovorax avenae ATCC 19860 genomic region harbors:
- a CDS encoding sulfotransferase: MTDTTEYTLASRWSSWMSCDESELATRIRSDIEEYAVGNDMASAIVAFVHEYRAGGKNWSRAGLRGDEALAPMRALAERSPGIFDLMRAQVAQAEHNKWLGSSLPESVALAQKQYTKFAIVSTPRSGTHLLRTLLGSHPCIEMHGEAFNRFGQHLLPYAQESTAQHILDRHLFRPYFEYVEAVGFVLFRDLDTEWAGANIWEALVGLQDLKIILLDRRNRLERLVSLKKSLRDQIWYVGRDDKRHRQEIRLTIPPAELIEFIDQDLANRAEFLDCFSRHAILTVEYEDLLENPGPVHAQLLDFLQVSAVRLVPGTGKKETSSMASAIENIHQLKSELQGTPYARHV; the protein is encoded by the coding sequence ATGACGGATACGACGGAATACACGCTGGCATCCCGGTGGTCTTCATGGATGTCCTGTGACGAGAGTGAGCTCGCCACGCGCATCCGGAGTGATATCGAGGAATACGCGGTCGGCAATGACATGGCATCGGCCATCGTCGCATTCGTGCATGAATACCGCGCCGGCGGGAAGAACTGGAGCCGCGCAGGGTTGCGCGGAGACGAGGCGCTGGCACCCATGCGGGCCCTCGCGGAGCGATCGCCCGGGATATTCGACCTCATGCGTGCCCAGGTCGCACAGGCCGAGCACAACAAATGGCTGGGCAGCAGCCTGCCCGAAAGCGTCGCGCTCGCGCAGAAGCAATATACGAAATTCGCCATTGTTTCGACCCCGCGCTCCGGCACGCATCTCCTGCGGACGCTGCTCGGCTCACATCCGTGCATCGAGATGCACGGCGAGGCATTCAACCGGTTCGGCCAGCACCTGCTTCCGTATGCACAGGAAAGCACCGCGCAGCACATCCTCGACCGGCATCTGTTCCGGCCGTATTTCGAATACGTGGAAGCGGTGGGTTTCGTGCTTTTCCGGGATCTCGACACCGAATGGGCTGGTGCAAACATATGGGAGGCCCTGGTTGGCCTGCAGGACCTGAAGATCATCCTGCTGGATCGACGCAACCGGCTCGAGCGCCTGGTGTCACTGAAGAAAAGCCTGCGGGACCAGATCTGGTATGTCGGTCGCGACGACAAGAGGCATAGGCAGGAAATCAGGCTGACCATCCCACCAGCGGAACTCATCGAATTCATCGACCAGGATCTTGCCAATCGGGCCGAATTCCTCGACTGCTTCAGCCGCCACGCAATCCTCACCGTCGAATACGAAGACCTTCTCGAAAATCCCGGGCCCGTGCATGCGCAATTGCTCGATTTTCTCCAGGTATCGGCCGTGAGGCTCGTCCCTGGAACAGGAAAAAAAGAAACATCGTCGATGGCATCGGCGATCGAAAACATTCATCAATTGAAATCCGAACTTCAGGGGACGCCGTATGCACGCCATGTCTAG
- a CDS encoding TauD/TfdA family dioxygenase gives MLNNALRELLESSMQQTTGLIIKPVVHSAIRDFLGIQSVFHQRQCMQSRFIGWSEKVLDVNDIQAVSRDIDRYGFAIVRDEWRFDASDFERMAELYGLGPMYQSEFNRRMHTEGMSTRGVNQVGGLASGQHDVFNGTAGAALHTDGSYLPIGTIKTSILLCRQHAASGGESILFDSLSAFRALSRHDPGLARSLLAPKVFRRRSTDPRLDQQYEHIGPVFHAGENGEMAGGFTLDVTADWDYSRRADPRVIDAVAYLKHLAEPGSAYTLSFTLQRGQALVMRNDQLSHGRNAYIDDPAHPRVLLRGLFLSAPHATQEALPAAPIHQSVHPAQCR, from the coding sequence GTGCTCAACAATGCCCTGCGCGAACTTCTCGAATCCAGCATGCAGCAGACGACTGGCTTGATTATCAAACCCGTCGTGCATAGTGCTATCCGGGATTTTTTGGGTATTCAATCTGTATTTCACCAGAGGCAGTGTATGCAAAGCCGTTTTATCGGTTGGTCGGAAAAAGTGCTCGATGTGAACGATATACAGGCAGTCTCAAGGGATATTGACCGATACGGGTTTGCCATCGTCCGCGATGAATGGCGGTTCGATGCTTCAGACTTCGAACGCATGGCCGAACTCTATGGCCTCGGCCCCATGTACCAGTCCGAATTCAACCGCCGCATGCATACGGAAGGCATGTCCACGCGCGGCGTGAACCAGGTCGGTGGCTTGGCGAGCGGGCAGCATGATGTGTTCAATGGAACGGCAGGCGCGGCCTTGCATACCGATGGGTCCTATTTGCCCATCGGCACGATCAAGACGTCGATCCTGCTTTGCAGGCAGCATGCGGCTTCCGGCGGCGAATCGATACTGTTCGACAGCCTGTCGGCATTCCGGGCCCTGTCCCGCCATGATCCGGGGCTTGCCCGAAGCCTGCTGGCCCCGAAGGTGTTCCGGCGCAGATCGACCGATCCACGCCTGGATCAACAGTACGAACACATCGGCCCGGTGTTTCACGCCGGAGAAAACGGTGAAATGGCGGGCGGCTTCACCCTCGACGTGACCGCGGACTGGGACTATTCCCGCCGCGCCGACCCCCGGGTGATCGATGCCGTGGCTTACCTGAAACATCTTGCCGAGCCAGGCAGTGCATATACGCTGAGCTTCACCCTGCAAAGAGGGCAGGCATTGGTCATGCGCAATGACCAGCTTTCACATGGGCGAAACGCCTATATCGATGATCCGGCCCACCCCCGCGTCCTGCTGCGAGGCCTGTTCCTCTCCGCTCCACACGCCACGCAGGAAGCGCTCCCGGCCGCTCCCATTCACCAGTCCGTGCATCCGGCACAGTGCAGATGA